Proteins from a genomic interval of Capsicum annuum cultivar UCD-10X-F1 chromosome 4, UCD10Xv1.1, whole genome shotgun sequence:
- the LOC107867163 gene encoding probable WRKY transcription factor 7, giving the protein MAVELMSTGYRPNNFSSKMEENSVQEAAAAGLQSVEKLIRLLSQSQQQQQQNHQQQTNFQNSSSNDYQVVADVAVNKFKKFISLLDKNRTGHARFRRGPITSPPPPPPPPPVPAKPQQNKQQMEESEKQQSSATKIYCPTPIQRLPPLPHNHHQQILIKNGSIERKEAASSTTINFASPSPATSFMSSLTGETESLQNSLSSGFQITNLSQVSSAGRPPISTSSFKRKCSSMDDIALKCNSAGGSSGRCHCPKKRKSRVKRVVRVPAISMKMADIPPDDYSWRKYGQKPIKGSPHPRGYYKCSSVRGCPARKHVERALDDPAMLIVTYEGEHNHSHSITETPATHVLESS; this is encoded by the exons ATGGCTGTAGAATTAATGTCCACTGGTTATAGACCCAATAATTTCTCatcaaaaatggaagaaaattccGTGCAAGAAGCTGCTGCTGCCGGCCTTCAAAGCGTTGAGAAATTAATCCGGTTGCTTTCTCaatcccaacaacaacaacaacaaaatcatcaGCAACAAACAAATTTTCAGAATTCATCGTCGAATGATTATCAGGTTGTTGCTGATGTTGCTGTTAACAAATTCAAAAAGTTCATTTCGTTACTTGACAAAAATCGTACTGGACATGCCAGATTTCGTCGTGGTCCAATTACTTCTCCTCCTCCACCCCCACCTCCGCCGCCAGTTCCAGCTAAACCCCAGCAGAACAAGCAACAAATGGAGGAATCTGAAAAGCAACAATCTAGTGCTACAAAAATTTACTGTCCAACTCCCATACAAAGATTACCACCGTTACCACACAACCACCATCAACAAATACTAATCAAAAATGGATCGATCGAGAGAAAAGAAGCAGCGTCATCTACAACTATTAATTTTGCTTCTCCGTCACCGGCAACTTCCTTCATGTCGTCGTTAACAGGAGAAACGGAGAGTTTACAGAACTCTTTGTCTTCCGGATTTCAAATTACGAATCTTTCTCAGGTCTCTTCCGCCGGCCGGCCGCCGATTTCGACTTCTTCATTCAAGAGAAAGTGTAGTTCTATGGACGATATTGCCCTCAAGTGTAACAGCGCCGGTGGATCCTCCGGCCGTTGCCACTGCCctaagaaaag GAAATCAAGAGTCAAAAGGGTAGTGAGAGTTCCTGCAATTAGCATGAAAATGGCTGATATTCCACCTGATGATTATTCATGGAGAAAGTATGGTCAAAAACCCATCAAGGGTTCTCCTCATCCCAG GGGATATTACAAATGTAGCAGTGTACGAGGATGTCCTGCACGTAAACATGTAGAAAGAGCATTAGATGATCCAGCTATGTTGATTGTTACATATGAAGGAGAACACAATCATTCCCATTCCATTACAGAAACACCAGCAACTCATGTTCTTGAATCATCTTAA